The Episyrphus balteatus chromosome 3, idEpiBalt1.1, whole genome shotgun sequence genome segment TTGAAcgaataaaacacaaaaaaattaaaactaatatgAACTTACAATGTTTATTCGTCAATATTCTAGAACAAAGTTTTTCGGTTTAATAGCCTAAGCTTGTGCTGACCCCTTGCGAATCGATTTTAAACACACAAGATGTTCACACGAAGTAAATTCGAGCTCTATTTTGGGAATTGTGATTTCATTAACACAAGTCGATTAATCTTGCAAAGCTTAGTCGCCGACAAAAATCCACTCGTTAAGAGCCTTCCATCAAGCTTATACTGAAGtgttaaaattttactttcttttttatttcaaatctaGTGAGGATGAGGATGTAAAGTAAGTTCaagttttcattgaaaaaaaaaattatttcattttcaaatttaattttgcaataaattatAAAGCTAGGATAGGCAAGCTCTTACGCGCTTTTTATggatttatttcataaaatttttcataaaacaaaaattaatttcatttgaaagtatgcaacattatttttattcaatctaattttttttttatttttagatcatATCGTGCCCAAGTGACTTTAATGCGAAAGGAAAGTCTCTACCAAGCTCCTGGTGGACATACTTTCCTTATACCCATCGATGAGGGTTTTAAGGTgagaatttaatatttaaataataatcacattttaatttgtattcatccttttttaaattgtattgtttttttttgttacattttagCAAACAACACGAAGCAGCttagttgataaaaaagttaTTGATGGCCATGtcattcccaacaatgttatattTACTGCACCAGCTCCAATTGAAATGCCACAAACCACTGCATCGTTTGAAGATAACATTCGTGTAACTGTAAGCTTCTTCCAACAGAAGGATGGCAAAAGTaagttttacattttcaaatgaAACCACACAAAATTAATTTCGCAAAAGTCTTAATGAAATCGCATCAAGTCTGCTAGCGACAATGAAGACGAAGTCGACGACCACGACAACGACTATAACAACGTGGTCTTGTTCGTGGCAAAAAAGacacatacctacataaaacttggacagaaaaaaatgaaatctctGTAAAAGAGTTATCCTAATTGTATTGAcggatttttttaacatttacgtTCCACTTGCaccaatgaaaaaaatgcacttttatAAGCTGCAGACAGTTTCTTTTTTAAAGCTCTTAATTCTACCCCAGGCTTAGATGGAACACGAAAACCCTTTTGCAAATGGGGATGTCAACTAGTGTCAGAGGCCATTGACAAAGGATATCATtgagccatacaaaaaaatcacaaaaacttATAACGCAAATGGAACTTTAGACTTACAGGTAGGAGTTTACAGGCGTCTGGTTCCTGTTAGTGTGTTCCAAAAGGAGATCCtcttttttccatttaattGATATTGGTAAGCTTttgcactcaaaaaaaaaattaatttgaaaaaggcGATTATAGCTTTGAAAGGTACTCCTCTATCTGAGTGCATTTAAGCTTCAAGAGACTAGGTATTTCCATTTAATCACTCAACTTGGTGAAGAAGTGATTCTGTcagataaaaatgatttttaatagtttttaaacatattcgtttttattttaaattgatacTTTATTAATACTTGAACTCTGTACAAAGCTTAAAAAGAAGGATTTATGATGATGGTTTATAACCAATTTGCTgatttttgtatgtaattttctaattttataggTATTGGTTTTTTTCGGATCGTACCGGGAGACTAggcagttaaaataaaaattcgcaaaaattagAGAATATTTTTCCGCTATTTAGAACTAATCTACCGAGGAATTTCGGCAAAAAGCAATATAAGAACCACCTCAGTATACATGTTTTGTTAAGTTTGAAAACATTGAATGTAAATTAAACTATCCTGGTTACTTTGATATATAAAGTAGTTTGACTTTTTTTCTTACAGCAACAACAATACCAGCCATATGACCATGCTTAATATGGAAAACCtcctttatttaaaaacgactTTAAAGATTTGGCTGAAAACACGTTTTTTCTACTTTTAGTGtcgtcaattttcaatttcattaaaaCCATAGGTATATTTTATGCAtcgttgtgttttatttaacaAGCCTTACAAAAAGTCCCCAgaaaaatgtttaatgtttttttataaaagaatttaagaaaatgtaaaaatgttaaattaatcaaaaaacccatttttgaattttaaaaaagttcaattctTTGAAAACGAGTcgatgaatttttataaaattttcttttaatctgTCGAAGATTTTAGAACgtaatttttatttcgaaaaaatggatacatattttatatcctttagGCTTCTTTAACAAActgaatctaaaaaaaagttaaaatatacgTTTTTAAATAACACTgatcaacaaggtttttgtcacaagaaccaaaatatacttttctagtagtttttggggtgctgaatctgaatctgaagtcagaaaaatttgattgcccttcgtttttgaaatattaccgttagaaaatgtccaaaaacgtaattttggctgttttcgacgttatgtttttatgtggagtaattcattatgaataaatttgaaacggtgcctataagatctagttttattctttcaaaaaatgtttaaatctttccgatatctcttttattgcccgagatatttaaaatttaagtagcggtctttgaatcagaaacaacactgtccaaccaaattaaactttttttgccacaagaatcaaaatattttctgaaggtttttgggttgctgaactcgaatccacaatcagaaaaattctattagccttcgttcttgaaatattaccgttataaaatgcaaaaaaaggttttttttataacggttatatttcagcaacccaaaaaccttcagaaaagtatattttggttcttgtggccaattcaatttttcagattcggattcagcaccccaaaaactactagaaaagtatattttgattcttgtggcaaaaaaagttaaattttgttgaccagtgtaatttaccCATAAAAATAGCCTTAATTCATTCACAACATCATTCCAATACcccgaaataaaatttaagttctgtcgaaaaaaaaaacacattttcacatttaacttcggtttttcgtaacttcggtctttcataacttccgttttgcgtaactttgacgcgcgtaactttgtcgcgcataactctggtattcgtaactccgttaccatttctttCACCTTAGATATAAGATATTATTTGGCacgtgaaaaattaaaatcgacTTTCTTGACtttatatcgtgggcacaaggccaaaaacggcttcaatttttttggcattataaatttgtgaaatttaagcaaattttttggaaaaaatttttttttgttcacaaaaatcttcaattcaATTGCGTtctgaaagaaaataatttctCCTAAGTTCCAAAGGCTAAGAATTGATGTTCTTTTTGAGAACAGAGGTATTCCTTGAggatttaacaattttttcagtgTGGCAGTTCATCTTATAGTCCTACCTTTAAAATCCCAATACATACAAATGATTACCAAATTTGttgccaaaatttttaaattcatgctTTATTAACACTTGAACACATTAtaaagcttagaaaaaagaagaatCTTCACTATACATTGATTTATGATGATGGTTTATAACCAATTTGCTTATAAAGAACAGGAACATAATCATCCCAACGAGACTGAAAGAAGGTCCCTGCCACAGGTTTTTCTTCTAGTTTATGTTTCTTAACAAAACCTCTGGTAGAAAAGTGTTTGCGTGGCTCAAAAGACTTGTTATCGatctttttttcatcaaattctTGTTTGCCTTTTTGTTTATAAACCAAGTAAACGTATCGACTTAATCCCGCTTTCTTTTCTGGAGCTGCACCAATGTACTGAACAATTTCATGCCCCTTATCAATTTGAGTTCCAGGAATATTAACAACTAGCCATTTGATAACTTCTCTAAATTTAGGATTAGCCCGAGTGGGTCCATCAGGTGCGGTAAAGATCAGAGTATAATAAGCATCATCATCGGCATCCCAATTAACATAGTCTGGTTTATCTTTGGTTTCGGTGGGAGTTAGTGTGTGTGGTGCAACAACATCAACATCGCCATAGCCAACCTAGAAACAAATATCGATATTAACTCTAGAGTATTTTTTAGGGATTTCGCAAACTTACATCCAACTCGTTTTCAGGGCCTTCAAAAATAACATCCGGTATAACTTGATACTTACGCATAGTTCTAGTGATTTGGTTCTCGCACTGAACTCCTACCAGAGCCGTGGCTACTaaaccaacaaaaacaattgCCTTCATATTGCAAACTAACTATGAACGTTGATCCGAAAACTGTCGAACTTGCTATGAATTTAGAGGGCTTTTATACCTAGTGGTGataaagaaatttgaatttaaggtTTTCGTGTTAAAATATGGTTTTGATATAtcgatttaaatttattaaaattaatttgctttaattattatttattttaaggtcAATGTTTTTAAACGGAACTGATAGGCTTAAATATTTCGTGTcagttttattttcttctaaaaattaacatgttttttttttttatttgtatagaaATTATAATCATCTTAATAATTTTCTCAATTTGTAAGCTAATTATACATACATactcagtttaaaaaaaaaaatataatattaaatgcaaattatactaCCCTGTTTACATTGATACAAAGGAACAATGATGTTACATAAGCGATAGTtacatctaaaaatataaagaacttTTAAAACCGTGATGGAAAGAACGTTCCTCTTAGCAAATCGAAACATCTAAGAAAAAATATGGCCCACTTCTATGTGGGTTTTTTAGGGTGTCAATAAATGGGTTGAAAGCTCACAATAGATTTTACACTTTCCTATATCCACAAACAAAAAGTTGAGAAATAAGCCAAATAACCATATTACTCAGAAGAATGCCAAGTGAATCTCAAAAGTGCAAACAATGCACAGATAAGAGATTAAGTGCTTAGAgattcccaaaaaaataaaatgcacgactgggtcgcacgaacttggtcttagagttaaagttgcttaaatttttaagactttttatatagaaactagctaaccccacccgcttcgctgagtgcatttatgaaaaaaattgaacctgtgtgaaaataatttaaaaccgaaaaagtgaatttatatttttctcaatttattctaatgttttttgatcAGTACCTCATATTTTCAACAATAGACTTTGCGTTTTATGAATGGTTAAAGCGaatgtttaaaatcaaaaagcaAGTCTAATGGAATCATTTAAATTCGATGAATCAAAACATCTTTGTCTTTGAATTTTCTTTACGGCAAGTCTGGTACCATTACAAAGCTTAGGTTGATTGATATTCCGAAGCAATATAATTGGCGATCCTATTGCGGAGTTCCTGGTTAATCGAAAGAATTCTATAACTCCGTCGGGTAATTAACTgtacatagttaaaaaaaaatttaaaatactgaacaaaataatacgttttgaaaaaacatctaacaaaaaaagttCTTGCCCCTACATGGGGGTATTTATACACGAACATTGTTCCAGTATTTTTTGACTTTATCGCAAATCTATCAAAATGAAATCTAAAGCTTCAACTGATTTTAAGTGCACAATTGTTTTCTCATCCACACAATAACCTGACACTGCTGCAAAACTTTGccaattgaaatatttattacatATAGGTGTTTTAAAGGCAACTTAAGAGCAAAGCGAGCTGTACTGTTACCATTTAATAACGTAGCATTAATTCCAGAAGAAGTCagagccagtttttttttattttttagatgtTGCTATaaataatagcaaaaatattttccccGTACCATCAGGAACATATGCAAAAAACAAACCCAAACTCTGAATGATCACACCTTGTTTAATTGTTTCGTACACATACTTTTGTTGATCATTTAACTTCGGCACATTAGTTTacccaaacatttttaattcaatgcaATCAATCGTCCTTCCACTTGATCAAGAATCGTGCTCTACACGATTTGGAGCAAACATTCCAAATTGTGCCCGTGTTTTATTCGTAAAAATAAAACCGAAGATCAGAATTTGATTATACATTTCATGTGTGTgcagccaaattcgcacccgtgtcgCATTGTAGTCTGATCTTGAGATTTTCAAGCTGCAACAACGTGTAAAGAAATTTTCCTTTGCTGATGATCAGAAATTCaccaacttttattattttattaaacaacaTTAAGATCTCATAAAACCTCAATTTATTTCCtccccattatatttaaaatcgcaattaaaagttaaaaatctgtcaaatcgcatacaaattatATAGTTTaccgtttaaagttttcgattTTACGTTATAAtccacaaaaaattaagaattgaaTATGGAAATACGTATGTAGAAATGGTCACACTGATACTTAAAGTATGTTTTGCTGACCAAACAAAAACACTTAAATAAAGTTAAGTATTTTCCTGATTAGGTTTAGGTATTCCACCATCAGCTTACATTAAATGTAATGTCACACGACACGCTTTCGATTTGCTATCCTGAGTAatgttttcttaataaaaatgcCAAAGTCAGGctttaaacgataataattaataattattttgaaatttgtgtaCACATTAagctaagtattttttttttttttaagcgagaGTGTTTctttactcgtacaaattgacagccaTGTAAAGATggaagaaaaggtattattttttttgatacaaaccatctacatattaatacctttcaaacaaaaaaaaaattgccaaaatcggaccagccaaacgcgagtttatcggccacacacacttaacgaactcatttttatatataagatttggaaaatgtaggtacctactatataggtacaaaacaaaaaaaattaaaattcgttttttttttaaataaaataaaatctgaaatcaaattgccctacaaaacaagtatgcagtttttattgatatactaagatgtatttttagaaaaaaaaatttcaaaatcgttagagccgtatttaaaagaaaaactaattttgtattaataatttttttggaaaaaaagttttaaaataaaattggtatgccattttgtagaaatcactaatcaacatctaaaaccaatatttcaaaaaaattcaatgtcccgttttcgaaaatttgatttttcaaaaaaaaattttcaaattttttttaaaaatccaaaaattatttttttcgaaattttatttttggcttatattaaaattatgtaaatgcttcttcacaaaaagtttcgttgaaatcgaataagcagtttcagagataatcggattaaaaaaaaaaaacggttctatggcaggtaccgttaataatgatttaaaaaaaataaattttttcattaaaagatagacctttatttaaaacttacatttgaattttctaaacaaaatcgttggagccgtttttgagcaatttcaactttactttGTATCATTATCTACAATTTTgggctatttattaaaatttacacttaaattactcaaaaaccgtaagattttatgttacatttATTAATGTTATggtttttaagtaatttaagtgtaaattttaaagtgtaaataaatagcccaaaattgtaaataatgatacaaaaattttcgaattcaagctttttgcaTTTACCGAGAACATGCACTTTGgtgtactaatgtaaatttttgtttacaccattagaaagtagagattttaacgaacaaaatgcccaccgattttttgaaaaaagctgatatttttacacgtgaattttcgattgaaaattagggtgtttttttggtattaagtaaaaaaaaatgttaaaaaataaatattttaaatcaaataaattactgtgtattcgggacataataaggtaagttttcaccaaatttcgtagaaaaaaacattttttttgaaaaagataaaaataaaaaaccaaaaactcgttttttttaatttttcacataaattttgaggttatgtgaaaaaattgttgatacaaaagttgtagatctttttattacctacaaccttgccatacaacttttttccataggacttgtagttttgccggaaatcgagatataaaattttttaccattaaaaactcaaccctataacttcccgaactcggctcgcccgtaatttatttttcccttcatttgtatcatattcacctcctttctaaatgggtttcatcctactattattttttttttggtttcaaaaattatcgaccctgggctAAGAGTACAAACGCCCGTTAAAAGCTTTGtcttcatcaaaaaaatttactattgATAACTTGGCAGCACATTTTCCAAATACTATAAATATGATTCTGATTATTTCATTAATAAATATTCCACTAACGTCATTTGAAGTGGAGAGGTAATTTTCCATGTAATTTCATGATTTATGCTGAAAAAatgaagttaaaaatttaaattttcgaaaaagctaattttggataaaaaaaaaaacaaaaatcaatcatGGACTTGATTAAAAAGGTTCACCTTGACATTTCAATCTTCAAAAGATTTGCCATGTTCCTTCCAGAAATATTAAGAAGAATTGCCTTGGAGTGGCACAGGATTTTTAGGTCCAAAAAGCCAGAAAAAGTGAAGGCTCTTGTTTAATGACTATTCATGAGTTTGACAGTTTCATTGCATAAACTTAAGTATTGACTCTTTAGATTCcaatgatttgaaaaaaaaagacaaaatcaaTCAATAAATTGAGCTgcgattttagtttttatcaaTGAAGATTATGTTCATGTGTTCCATTATAGCTTTTAAAATACTTATCTTAATTTAACAAATAAGGTATCGTTGCAAGCATCTTGATTGTCCGCTGGTTATGTGATgtctaattaaatttaatatagcGTCCTGTAAAGTGAAAGTTGAGTAATGTAAAGTTTTATTTCATTCTggtttaaaatacatattttgttgACATTTTGTTCACACCTTTTCCTTTaacttatcaaaataaaatattttaacttattGAACATTTAACTCTTGTTCAACttttcacaatttcaaaattcCAGTATTCCCTTCATAACTCACCAGtcgcattaaattgaaaaaagtccTGACTGAATATAAACTTCAAGCTAAAGTATCTTACGACTTTCTCTATTTTACGAGTTTAAAGTTCTTTTAACAACCgcttaataataaattataataaactataAACATATTGAAAAACAGCCATGATCGAGAAAACTCCTATCCGTTTTCCCagaataattcatttttatcacTGCTCGctaaacttttcctttttttatccAACCAAATCACcaaaggtataatttttttagtatcaaaaaggATGTCTTAGAGAAAACACTTTCACTTACACCAAACTTTCCATCTTCCATACCAATTTCTTAAAAACCACGGAAAAAGAAAACATCCGTCCCCAACCCCAAACCGGAAGTTAAACATGAATAGCTTTTCCgagcgcaaaaaaaaaaaaggaaaaaataatgaattttttttatagctctGTCGTGCATGAATCCCTGATCTCTACGTTGTCGGTCGTGCGTCGTCGTCGTCTCTGTACTCTGACGTCGGCGTTTGATTACACCCTTCATCGCTATCGCAACCGCATTATTTATTGATTATatcgttttttttgtatcttgtttttattattttttttttttcgtttcttctaCTTTTAGTGTATGTTAAATCAAATACACGTATCGGAGACGCCAAGCATTCCAAGGGTGTAGTTCTGGCCGAAATTGTTAAGGCAAACATCCCCGTGCGGAATGGTGTTGTACATTTGATTCATCGACCCCTCATGATTGTCGACACAACTGTAACCCAGTTCCTTCAGGTAAGATAAATGTGTTCCCTATTTTTCCTGTTTGTGTTTCcactttttcgttttatttttatttaatttctattatatACAAAGTTCCTTTGATTGACGATTACGTGTGCAATCGCAATCGTCGTCGtgcttaattaatttaaaataaaaaatgcattacataaattgtttttatatgcattttaagttaattaaattataattatatatttatataacagagtgttaaaaattaagaaaaaaaaaatagtataatatcgatatatttatttaaataaataaaacatttgggttaaaaaaatgctaaaaaccaTATTTAGTTTGTTAGCACTCGCACTgctattttatattaattattttgctTTATTATCTAGAATGTCataataaatctaaaaaaaaaaatgattataaaatattaaaaatattcgcGTATAGTTCGTTTATAATAACAATCGTCGGCACTTACTTGAAGCTTATTaatattgtagtttttttttttttttgttttttttttttttttgtgtttaaattaaatattaaaatactaaTAATGTAACCTAACACCatacacataattttttaaggatTATTTAACAATATGTAGGGATTAAATTAAAACTgaccaaaatttaatttccattagtaaaaaaaaactaaaaaaaaaagtagataagTTAAGTAGTAGTGACaggtttattcttttttgtgttgCATCCCATATTATCATTAGTTTCCACCCAAAATGTATCTATtacatattcaattttaaatttctgttaaatggcgcccaacgtataGAAGCTTTGCAGTTAAATTcccataaatgtttaattagattaagtaattaaatattttatatgtcaAACGATAGCTTGAATATAAGGAATAAAATGActtagaaattttttgtaagcAAATATTTCGAGACCAAAGTCCCATGTCTTCAGTTTCAGTTTATCTATTGGTTTATCCTTCTGTATGCCTTGTTGTTGtagtttgaaatttgtattcattatgtcttaaaacaacttttctaaaaatgcagATGTTgatctataaaaataaatgaattgaattgaataattCCAGCGACTGGTTGATACTTTGGTCATTATTAAATTTATCATTCTTAATTTCTTcaggattttttgtgaaaattcatAGTTCTTAAACTTTTATCGAAATTTTGAGTTTCCTGAgttgaaaactttttgtaaCTTAAATCAACTACTCCAGGCTCTTAAATCACAAACCATATTGAGCAATTAAACCTTTTAATGGTCTTATTGAATAGCGGCCTTACCTCCCTTTTCAGCCCATTGCATTGCTTatcaatttttgagcttacCCCTAAACCGCATTTGGCTTTTTTCGCATTtaggaatatttaaaaaatcactctTAACGctccttttttttgtgatgttcACCATTTTGACATTTAACATTTGGTCCGAATTATTgatttaaatggcgcccaacgtaatgcaaaaaaaaaatattccatcacCGTCTTGATATTAAATTCCAAGAAATATTCTGTgtatattcgatttttttttgtaggaaaatgtttatttgattagacaaaaaaaatgtcctcaAATTACTTGAAAGGAAAAAAGGTTCTAAGATCAAAGACATGAGCGTGAAGTAGCataattaatatataattaaGAAATaagctccattttttttttggggtagCTCTTGTCTTCAATTACCTACATCAATGAATTGTAGACATTTCGATTTTTCTTAAGTAGACAAATcaatttcattcattcatcATCAATACCAAATTGTTCGTTTGTGTTCGAAATGgaattaataaattgtttttttttttttttttctagtaagTCCTGTTttgcattagtttttttttcacatttaacGTTCTTGATGAAAATGAACAAATACACACCAATAAGTTAATAAATGAACAACTGCAATAAAGCTTTAATAGCAcgatttttagagcaatttttttttttttgtttattttgactgtcgagcaaatatttttttaaatttataattttttaaaaatctatgatAAATAGTTTTACACtgcaaaaaaaagtagaaaaatttagattttgggAAAATAAGAGCTCGTCTTGATACATAAATGATACTGATGAGAACTATTCAGAACCTATTTCACCTGAGAATTATATATATTAGAGGTTTGTTAAATCAGTTAGCTattctatgtaacttaaatattttatttctattgagaatgaataataaaaattatatttaatgacttaaagtcatatttaaaaaaaaaagttatcaattTGAACatccttttgtttttgttaaatctttTATTCGTTTTTCAACGATGCACctaaatttttaagaagaaaactcTTATTATAATGAAGTGAAATTCATTTTGATTGAAACAGAGATTAAACGGtttatatttattagaaatcttattattttaagaagatgggatcttgattttaatttaattgtttttccaTTTCCACAAAAACTgtcaagaaaataatttttagttataCCTAATAAGTTGGACAAATATTTGAAGATTTATTTATATATCAAAGTAAATCTCTATTTATTGGTTGGTTtcatttcaaaacataaaaaaaacgatacATTTTGCttaaaatgcttaaaaagttTTCGTTAGAGctctgaaataaatttaaaagttaaaagttaaaatttaaatttagaaatttttatcaATTCATAATGCTTTTAGAATATTTCAACAGTAGAATTATATGgctcattttaaattttggcgtttaggcaatttttttctttaataggaATGTAGGTTTTGTTAAGtatttatttcaacaaaatagTTCAATAAGTTTAAATATCATCAACAGGCAACACCTAAAACATAAATAccaatgatatttttaatttatatattaaaattaattgaaattgagAACAAAAGTTCTCATAAATAACTtaactttttaagtttttattttaataaacaaaaaaaaaaaaaataaactaaacttATTTTACAATActtaatcacaatttttttatataatttttttttcttcaacatttttaaatgccTTCTACATAATAATTTCACATAATAATGGATACCTTAATTGCATTTGAACATCTATATACAGTCTTTTAAGGTaaaacattcatttttatttggtttctttttttgacaattctaattaaaaaaaaaaaaaacacttcacaAAATCAGACTTAAAGAACACACCATTTATATAAATGTCACTCTTCATTATTAATTcgatttgataaaaaaagaaaacattgttttaatttattttgttcattacttttttgcaatttttttttttttttttgtttcactgcAAATCATTTTCTCATAGAAtgcaatatttaaatgtttgatattatattttttcttgtagaagtgaaattatattttgtaattttttttttttaatctggttTTATTACAATCTTTAGAATCATAAGAAgcttttttgtattcatatatttttaaattaaaaagtagTTTATTATTTGATCAACATTTATACATACCCTGGCCACCATAATAATTTCATACTAAATTAAACTTTTACTTTGCGTTATGTTGTGTTACGTTACGATACGTTATTTTATGTTGTGTTACGTAATGTTACTTAACGTAACGTTCATAACTca includes the following:
- the LOC129914066 gene encoding protein D2-like, with the translated sequence MKAIVFVGLVATALVGVQCENQITRTMRKYQVIPDVIFEGPENELDVGYGDVDVVAPHTLTPTETKDKPDYVNWDADDDAYYTLIFTAPDGPTRANPKFREVIKWLVVNIPGTQIDKGHEIVQYIGAAPEKKAGLSRYVYLVYKQKGKQEFDEKKIDNKSFEPRKHFSTRGFVKKHKLEEKPVAGTFFQSRWDDYVPVLYKQIGYKPSS